One Chitinispirillales bacterium ANBcel5 DNA window includes the following coding sequences:
- the purU gene encoding formyltetrahydrofolate deformylase — MNMETAILLIQCYDQQGIVAKVSDCIFKNGANIIQSDQHSTDPQGGHFFMRIEFCFDTDIINKDELKKQFGELAKTIDAKWQIHFTTSVMKMGVLVSKQDHCLYDLLYRWKSGDISVNIPFIISNHLKAKELADQFSVPFYHFPIDSSNKEEQEKKILNLVNNSTDFLVLARYMQILSEQFLTDYKKDVINIHHSFLPSFKGANPYKQAYERGVKVIGATAHFVTSDLDEGPIIEQVVEPVSHRDNEQSMRKKGKNLEKAALSNAVTHYLEHKIIRYQNRTVVF; from the coding sequence ATGAATATGGAAACAGCAATTCTTCTAATTCAATGCTATGATCAGCAAGGAATTGTGGCAAAAGTATCTGATTGTATCTTTAAAAACGGAGCAAATATAATTCAATCGGACCAGCACTCTACAGATCCTCAGGGTGGACATTTTTTCATGAGAATTGAATTTTGCTTCGATACAGATATAATTAACAAGGATGAACTTAAAAAACAATTCGGTGAACTTGCTAAAACAATTGACGCAAAATGGCAGATCCATTTCACTACATCAGTAATGAAAATGGGAGTATTAGTATCTAAACAGGACCATTGTCTTTATGATCTTCTTTATCGTTGGAAAAGTGGGGATATAAGTGTCAACATACCTTTTATTATAAGTAATCATCTGAAAGCAAAGGAACTGGCTGATCAGTTCTCTGTTCCATTTTACCATTTCCCAATAGACAGTTCAAATAAAGAGGAACAGGAGAAAAAGATATTAAATTTAGTGAACAATAGCACCGATTTTCTGGTACTTGCAAGGTATATGCAAATTCTTTCTGAACAGTTTCTCACTGACTATAAAAAAGATGTTATTAATATTCATCACAGTTTCCTTCCCTCATTTAAAGGTGCAAATCCTTACAAACAAGCTTACGAGCGAGGCGTTAAAGTAATTGGGGCTACTGCGCACTTTGTCACAAGTGATCTGGATGAAGGTCCCATAATTGAGCAGGTTGTAGAGCCGGTTTCGCACAGAGACAATGAACAGAGCATGAGAAAAAAGGGAAAAAACCTGGAAAAAGCAGCACTGTCAAATGCTGTTACTCACTATCTGGAACATAAGATTATCAGGTATCAGAACCGAACTGTTGTTTTTTAG